The following coding sequences lie in one Flavobacteriales bacterium genomic window:
- a CDS encoding HDIG domain-containing protein produces the protein MSDKLLNKVRDKHEFILKLLIFLAAITLVVFLFPREGKFKYEFQKNKAWAHQDLYAPFDFAILKSKKDIEKEKTQLKASHLLYFKRRLDVEKLSLSDFNVKLNELATNNVNIKSNKPAFLNIGTKILHQTYNIGIYEPSSDLVNIKENHPVLLLNEQNIGEEFAFSDLLTKSEAFDNISKEYNTIDSAVIDLIKSCLHENVIYDAKLTNDQLNNDLKNISTTRGGVLNGQKIISTGEVINDKKFLILESLKNDYETKLGSNTSFVWILIGQFIIIFIIFYTLFVFLKNVSNKVFYDNKDIVFLTLVMVGFLLLTLLVLKFSSLNVYLIPFCSLPILIRTFFGNRIALFVYVITIFIVSFIVPNPFEFVLIEIVAGIIALFTILNVNKRSELFFTALTIFIAYSLIFIGFSIIQEGSIYSINWKNLNWFAISAGLTVFSYPFIYVLEKIFGYISDVTLLELSDTNNKLLRELNLKAPGTFQHSLQVANLAEEASRAIGGNPLLVRTGALYHDIGKMLAPAYFIENQSSGINPHDDLSYEESATIIISHVINGVEIAKKHQLPEQIIDFIRTHHGTSKTQYFLRLFAADNPDLNIDDEIFQYPGPIPFNKETAILMMADSVEAASRSLKTYTLETITDLVTNILDAQVRENQFINTDITFKDVTVVKKLFIKKLMNIYHVRVEYPK, from the coding sequence ATGTCGGATAAGTTATTAAATAAAGTAAGAGATAAACACGAGTTTATTTTAAAGCTGTTGATATTTTTAGCTGCAATTACCCTTGTTGTATTCTTGTTTCCGCGTGAAGGAAAATTCAAATACGAGTTTCAAAAAAACAAAGCTTGGGCTCATCAAGATTTATATGCTCCTTTTGATTTTGCTATTTTAAAATCAAAAAAAGATATTGAAAAAGAAAAAACTCAATTAAAAGCCTCTCACCTACTCTATTTTAAAAGAAGATTAGATGTGGAGAAATTATCGTTAAGCGATTTTAACGTAAAATTAAATGAGTTGGCAACTAACAATGTAAACATTAAATCAAATAAACCAGCCTTTTTAAATATTGGAACTAAAATACTGCATCAAACTTACAACATTGGTATTTATGAACCCTCAAGCGATTTAGTTAACATTAAAGAGAACCACCCTGTTTTACTTTTAAACGAACAAAATATTGGTGAAGAGTTTGCTTTTAGCGATTTACTTACTAAATCCGAAGCTTTTGATAACATCAGTAAAGAGTATAACACCATTGATTCTGCGGTTATTGATTTAATAAAAAGTTGTTTACACGAAAATGTAATTTACGACGCAAAACTAACCAACGACCAACTTAACAACGATTTAAAAAACATTTCTACAACTCGTGGAGGTGTTTTAAACGGACAAAAAATTATTAGTACAGGCGAGGTTATTAACGACAAAAAATTCTTGATTTTGGAGTCGCTAAAAAACGATTACGAAACAAAGTTGGGTAGCAACACTTCTTTTGTTTGGATTTTAATTGGTCAGTTTATTATCATTTTCATCATATTTTATACACTTTTTGTTTTTCTAAAAAACGTATCAAACAAAGTGTTTTACGACAATAAAGACATTGTTTTCTTAACCTTAGTAATGGTTGGTTTTTTACTGCTCACCTTGTTGGTGTTAAAGTTTTCGAGCCTTAACGTGTATTTAATTCCTTTTTGTTCCTTACCTATTTTGATTCGAACATTTTTTGGAAACCGAATTGCCTTGTTTGTATATGTAATCACCATTTTCATTGTCAGTTTTATTGTACCCAACCCTTTTGAATTTGTATTGATTGAAATTGTAGCGGGTATTATTGCATTGTTTACCATTTTAAATGTAAACAAACGCTCGGAATTGTTTTTTACCGCCTTAACCATTTTTATTGCCTACTCGTTAATTTTTATTGGCTTTTCTATTATTCAAGAGGGCTCTATTTACTCCATAAACTGGAAAAACTTAAATTGGTTTGCGATAAGTGCTGGTTTAACGGTTTTTTCTTACCCTTTTATTTATGTGTTGGAAAAGATTTTTGGTTACATTTCGGATGTTACTTTGTTAGAATTATCGGATACCAACAACAAACTTTTACGTGAACTAAACCTAAAAGCACCAGGAACGTTCCAGCACTCTTTACAAGTTGCGAATCTTGCCGAAGAAGCCAGTAGAGCAATTGGTGGAAATCCACTTTTGGTTCGTACAGGTGCGCTGTATCACGATATTGGTAAAATGTTGGCTCCTGCATATTTTATCGAAAATCAATCGTCGGGCATAAACCCACACGACGATTTAAGCTATGAAGAAAGTGCTACCATTATTATTAGCCATGTAATTAACGGTGTTGAAATTGCTAAAAAACACCAATTGCCCGAACAAATTATTGATTTTATTAGAACGCACCACGGAACCTCAAAAACACAGTATTTTTTACGTTTGTTTGCTGCCGATAACCCCGATTTGAATATTGATGATGAAATTTTTCAATACCCTGGCCCTATTCCGTTTAATAAAGAAACCGCTATTTTAATGATGGCGGATAGTGTTGAAGCCGCTTCGAGAAGTTTAAAAACCTATACCTTAGAAACCATAACCGATTTGGTAACCAATATTTTAGATGCTCAGGTAAGAGAAAACCAGTTTATTAATACCGATATTACCTTTAAAGATGTTACAGTAGTAAAAAAACTGTTTATTAAAAAACTGATGAACATTTACCATGTTCGAGTGGAATACCCTAAATAA
- a CDS encoding acetyl-CoA C-acyltransferase, producing the protein MKEVYIIAAARTPIGSFMGSLSTVEATKLGAAAIKGAIKKANISVDVVDEVFMGNVLQANLGQAPARQAAIFAGLNQNVPCTTVNKVCASGMKAIMLGAQTIMAGDNNCVVVGGMENMSMVPHYYNARNGVKLGDIKLVDGMVKDGLTDVYNRVHMGVCAEKCATEKKISREEQDNFAIESYKRSAAAWDAGKFNEEVVPVEVPQRKGDAIIVSKDEEYLNVRMDKIPALSPVFDKEGTVTAANASTLNDGASALILMSKEKMEELGLKALAKIVNYADAAQAPEWFTTSPTLAVNKALEKAKLTVDNIDYWELNQAFSVVGIANTRMLNLNPAKVDVNGGAVALGHPLGNSGSRIIVTLINVLKQNGGKLGAAGICNGGGGASALIIENI; encoded by the coding sequence ATGAAAGAAGTATATATTATAGCCGCAGCAAGAACTCCAATAGGTAGTTTTATGGGAAGTTTATCAACTGTTGAAGCAACAAAATTAGGAGCAGCTGCAATTAAAGGAGCTATTAAAAAAGCAAACATAAGTGTTGATGTTGTTGATGAAGTGTTTATGGGTAATGTACTTCAAGCTAATTTAGGACAAGCTCCTGCTCGTCAGGCAGCTATTTTTGCTGGTTTAAATCAAAATGTACCTTGTACTACAGTAAATAAAGTGTGTGCTTCGGGTATGAAAGCAATTATGTTGGGTGCTCAAACCATTATGGCTGGCGATAACAATTGTGTTGTGGTTGGTGGTATGGAAAACATGAGTATGGTTCCTCACTATTACAACGCTAGAAATGGTGTTAAACTAGGTGATATTAAGTTGGTTGACGGAATGGTTAAAGATGGTTTAACGGATGTTTACAACAGAGTACACATGGGTGTTTGTGCCGAAAAATGTGCAACAGAAAAAAAGATAAGTAGAGAAGAGCAAGATAATTTTGCGATAGAATCATATAAAAGATCTGCAGCAGCTTGGGATGCTGGTAAATTTAACGAAGAGGTCGTTCCAGTAGAAGTTCCTCAACGTAAAGGTGATGCCATCATTGTTTCAAAAGATGAAGAGTATTTGAATGTTAGAATGGATAAAATTCCAGCATTAAGCCCTGTTTTTGATAAAGAAGGAACGGTAACTGCTGCAAATGCTTCAACATTAAACGACGGTGCTTCCGCACTCATTTTAATGAGTAAAGAAAAAATGGAAGAATTGGGATTAAAAGCTCTTGCTAAAATTGTAAACTATGCTGATGCTGCTCAAGCACCTGAGTGGTTTACAACTTCTCCAACATTGGCAGTAAATAAAGCGTTAGAAAAAGCAAAATTAACGGTTGATAATATTGATTATTGGGAATTGAATCAAGCCTTTTCTGTTGTAGGTATAGCAAATACTAGAATGTTAAACTTAAATCCTGCAAAAGTAGATGTAAATGGTGGAGCTGTAGCTTTAGGACACCCACTTGGAAACTCAGGCTCAAGAATTATTGTCACCTTAATTAACGTGTTAAAACAAAATGGAGGTAAGTTAGGTGCAGCAGGTATTTGTAATGGTGGAGGCGGAGCTTCTGCTTTAATTATAGAAAACATATAA
- a CDS encoding C40 family peptidase: MKYGICHLSVVPCRFEPSDRSEMVTQLLFGETVKIYEEKKGDWRRIKTAFDDYDCWVDKKQITEIPIEEFDDINGKSRVLSGELVHVIHNKSTEEFIPIVLGSFLPNYNKNKVSFNVTDYIFDGLTFDTSKESLKNKLVENAYLYLNTPYLWGGRSPFGIDCSGFTQLLYKLNGVKLPRDASQQAKVGQTLSFVEESEAGDLAFFDNEEGNIIHVGMVLENNRIIHASGKVRIDRLDHQGIYNVDTNKYSHRLRLIKKIL; encoded by the coding sequence TTGAAATACGGAATTTGTCATTTAAGTGTTGTACCCTGTAGGTTTGAACCCTCTGATAGAAGCGAGATGGTTACACAATTACTTTTTGGCGAAACGGTTAAGATTTACGAAGAAAAAAAAGGGGATTGGCGTAGAATTAAAACTGCCTTTGATGATTACGATTGTTGGGTAGATAAAAAACAAATCACCGAAATACCTATTGAAGAGTTTGATGATATCAATGGTAAATCTAGAGTATTGAGCGGTGAATTGGTACATGTTATCCATAATAAATCTACAGAGGAATTTATTCCGATTGTTTTAGGTAGTTTTTTGCCAAACTACAATAAAAACAAAGTTTCATTTAACGTTACCGATTATATTTTTGATGGATTAACTTTTGATACATCAAAGGAAAGTTTAAAAAATAAATTGGTTGAGAATGCTTACTTGTATTTAAATACGCCATATTTGTGGGGAGGTCGTTCGCCTTTTGGAATTGATTGTTCAGGATTTACTCAGCTTTTATATAAATTAAATGGAGTAAAGTTACCTCGTGATGCATCTCAACAGGCAAAAGTTGGACAGACCTTGAGTTTTGTTGAGGAGTCTGAAGCAGGCGATTTAGCTTTTTTTGATAACGAAGAGGGAAATATTATACATGTAGGAATGGTTCTAGAAAACAATAGAATTATCCACGCCTCTGGGAAAGTAAGAATAGACCGATTAGATCATCAAGGAATTTATAATGTTGATACCAATAAGTATTCTCATCGGTTAAGATTGATTAAAAAGATATTATAA